The Mesorhizobium sp. B1-1-8 genome contains a region encoding:
- a CDS encoding Gfo/Idh/MocA family protein: MFRWGVLSTAKIGREQLLPAIVDAENGVLSAIASRDLSKARALADRFGAPHAFGSYEELLASPDIDGVYIPLPTSQHVEWTAKAIEAGKHVLVEKPLALDAKHIPPLIKLRDEKKVLVCEAFMVVYHPQWIKVRDLIAGGAIGRLRHVQGAFSYYNVDPRNMRNQLDLGGGALPDIGVYPTVSTRFSTGKEPLRVQASIERDKTFGTDIYSSIRADFGDFELSFYLSTQMAARQVMVFHGEKGFIEVFSPFNAGLYDHHRIELHNQNHTEAQVFRFPGTQQYRLEVETFARAAQGGSERVFTLEESVLNQKVIDAIFRAGGKDGWETV, encoded by the coding sequence ATGTTCCGATGGGGTGTTCTGTCGACGGCCAAGATCGGCCGCGAGCAGCTTTTGCCGGCAATCGTCGATGCGGAGAACGGCGTGCTGTCGGCGATCGCCAGCCGCGATCTGTCGAAGGCCCGCGCGCTGGCCGACCGCTTCGGCGCGCCGCATGCCTTCGGTTCCTATGAGGAACTGCTCGCCTCTCCCGACATCGACGGCGTCTATATCCCGCTGCCGACATCGCAGCACGTCGAATGGACGGCCAAGGCCATCGAGGCGGGAAAGCATGTGCTGGTCGAAAAGCCTCTGGCGCTCGACGCCAAGCACATCCCGCCGCTGATCAAGCTGCGCGACGAGAAGAAGGTGCTGGTCTGCGAAGCCTTCATGGTCGTCTACCATCCGCAATGGATCAAGGTGCGCGACCTGATCGCCGGCGGCGCCATCGGCCGGCTGCGCCACGTGCAGGGCGCGTTTTCCTATTACAATGTCGACCCCAGGAACATGCGCAACCAGCTCGATCTCGGCGGCGGCGCGCTGCCCGATATCGGCGTCTATCCGACGGTGTCGACGCGGTTCTCGACCGGCAAGGAGCCGCTGCGCGTACAGGCGAGCATCGAGCGCGACAAGACTTTCGGCACCGACATCTACTCCTCGATCCGAGCCGATTTCGGCGACTTCGAGCTGTCCTTCTATTTGTCGACGCAGATGGCGGCACGCCAGGTGATGGTGTTCCACGGCGAGAAGGGTTTCATCGAGGTCTTTTCCCCGTTCAACGCCGGGCTCTACGACCACCATCGCATCGAGCTGCACAACCAGAACCATACCGAGGCGCAGGTGTTCCGCTTTCCCGGCACGCAACAGTACCGGCTGGAGGTCGAGACTTTTGCGCGCGCCGCCCAGGGCGGTAGCGAGCGCGTCTTCACGCTGGAGGAATCGGTGCTCAACCAGAAGGTCATCGACGCCATCTTCCGCGCCGGCGGCAAGGACGGCTGGGAGACCGTTTGA
- a CDS encoding cytochrome b has translation MQSLTNTATRYGWAMIALHWLIGIIFIGQFVLGFAMVRAASQRTSFELIQLHKSFGFLLLGLVILRIAWRIGNAAPALPPSVGTLERRAAPLAHLALYAFQIALPLSGWALVSVSTLEIPSMPFNLFVMPNLPLAESDAAESFWTSAHWYLAYAGIALVAAHAVAALRHHFLLRDSVLTRMITPS, from the coding sequence ATGCAATCCCTCACCAACACCGCAACCCGCTATGGCTGGGCGATGATCGCCCTCCACTGGCTGATCGGCATCATCTTCATCGGCCAGTTCGTGCTCGGCTTCGCCATGGTGCGGGCGGCAAGCCAGCGTACATCATTTGAGTTGATCCAGCTGCACAAATCCTTCGGCTTCCTGCTGCTTGGGCTGGTCATCCTGCGCATCGCCTGGCGGATCGGCAATGCGGCGCCGGCCTTGCCGCCCTCCGTCGGAACCCTGGAGCGGCGGGCGGCACCCCTGGCGCATCTGGCGCTTTATGCGTTTCAGATCGCCCTGCCGCTCTCGGGCTGGGCGCTGGTCTCGGTCTCGACGCTGGAAATCCCGAGCATGCCGTTCAATCTGTTCGTGATGCCGAACCTGCCGCTGGCCGAATCCGATGCCGCCGAAAGTTTCTGGACGTCGGCGCACTGGTATCTCGCCTATGCCGGCATTGCGCTGGTCGCCGCGCATGCCGTGGCGGCGCTGCGCCATCATTTCCTGCTGCGCGACAGCGTGCTGACGCGCATGATCACGCCTTCGTAG
- a CDS encoding YceI family protein, which translates to MYARILGFAAFAACLAVPAVAAVALNDAAGSYTISAAGSSVRFTIGKAGGGGFDGAFARFKGTIRIDNSDVGRSKVDLTIYPESVGTGQSRIDAFLRSDAVFDAANSPEIQFHSTSVTRTSDTTATVTGRLTARGKTFPEKFTAELGGLKAGTIQFHVTGKVLRSRYGMDVGTPLYSNVVDFNMTLTGKRG; encoded by the coding sequence ATGTATGCGCGCATCCTTGGATTCGCGGCCTTTGCCGCATGCCTTGCCGTGCCCGCGGTTGCGGCGGTGGCGCTCAACGACGCCGCCGGCAGCTATACGATCAGCGCGGCGGGCTCCTCCGTCCGCTTCACCATTGGCAAGGCCGGCGGCGGCGGTTTCGATGGCGCCTTCGCCCGCTTCAAGGGCACCATCCGCATCGACAACAGCGATGTCGGACGCTCGAAGGTCGACCTTACCATCTATCCCGAAAGCGTCGGCACCGGCCAGAGCCGCATCGACGCCTTCCTGCGCTCCGACGCGGTGTTCGACGCCGCCAACAGCCCGGAGATCCAGTTCCACTCGACCAGTGTAACCCGCACCAGCGACACGACGGCGACCGTCACCGGCCGGCTGACGGCGCGCGGCAAGACGTTTCCGGAAAAATTCACCGCCGAGCTCGGCGGCCTGAAAGCCGGTACGATCCAGTTCCACGTCACCGGAAAGGTGCTGCGGTCGCGCTACGGCATGGATGTCGGCACGCCGCTTTATTCCAACGTCGTCGACTTCAACATGACGCTGACGGGGAAGAGGGGTTAG